In Qipengyuania psychrotolerans, one DNA window encodes the following:
- the rpsO gene encoding 30S ribosomal protein S15, with translation MTITAEKKQEVIKDNAQTEGDTGSPEVQVAILTERIRNLTDHFKANHKDNHSRRGLLMMVNKRRNLLAYLKKIDVERYNALIAKLGLRK, from the coding sequence ATGACGATTACCGCTGAGAAGAAGCAAGAAGTTATCAAGGACAACGCACAGACCGAGGGCGACACCGGTTCCCCCGAAGTCCAGGTTGCGATCCTGACCGAACGTATCCGCAACCTGACGGATCACTTCAAAGCCAATCACAAAGACAACCACTCGCGTCGCGGCCTTCTGATGATGGTCAACAAGCGTCGTAATCTGCTCGCCTATCTCAAGAAGATTGATGTCGAGCGTTACAACGCCCTGATCGCGAAGCTGGGTCTTCGTAAATAA